In one window of Agromyces badenianii DNA:
- a CDS encoding penicillin acylase family protein, whose translation MGTDASRTGRHRGIRFLIGLLVAVLVLAVVAAGLGWWTVQRSFPTSNGSIQMSGLDATATVHRDDAGVPQLYAETDHDLFFAQGFVHAQDRFWEMDFRRHVTAGRLAELFGRSQLGTDAFIRTLDWRGIAEQEYGMLDESSRAHYDAYAEGVNAYLDDRNGADLSLEYAVLGLQNPGYSPEPWSGVDSIAWLKAMAWDLRSNLGDEIDRALLSTALPPEEVARLHPDYPWGRMPTIAGEPTATATAPAALSVTPIPADDDPIRPDAAAESPIGPGHAAALSSLQSTIEAVPELLGPEGGDLGSNSWVVSGALTESGSPLLANDPHLGPAMPSIWAQMGLHCVQITDECSFDVAGYSFSGLPGIVIGQNQSIAWGFTNLGPDVADLYLERIDGDSYELDGALVPLTLREETIEVAGGDPVTITVRSTARGPLVTGIGDDFGEVATQFPAASGQAEGQYEVSLQWTALTAGTTAGAIFALDRAHDWNAFRAAAAIFDVPAQNLVYADVAGNIGYQAPGRIPVRKTGDGTLPLAGWTSANGWEGAVPFGRLPSVYNPASGYIVTANNAAVGPEGPMLTEDWDYGYRAAGIDRLLRERLDAGEKLTAEFTRRDPARHERRECRRVPAG comes from the coding sequence GTGGGTACCGACGCATCGAGAACCGGTCGGCATCGGGGAATACGGTTCCTCATCGGCCTCCTCGTCGCCGTGCTCGTGCTCGCCGTCGTCGCTGCCGGACTCGGCTGGTGGACCGTGCAGCGCTCGTTCCCCACCTCGAACGGCAGCATCCAGATGTCCGGTCTGGATGCCACGGCCACCGTGCACCGCGACGACGCCGGTGTGCCGCAGCTCTACGCCGAGACCGACCACGACCTCTTCTTCGCCCAGGGCTTCGTGCACGCGCAAGACCGGTTCTGGGAGATGGACTTCCGCCGGCACGTCACCGCGGGCCGGCTCGCCGAGCTGTTCGGTAGGTCCCAGCTCGGCACCGATGCCTTCATCCGCACGCTCGACTGGCGCGGCATCGCCGAGCAGGAGTACGGCATGCTCGACGAGTCGTCGAGGGCCCACTACGACGCCTACGCCGAGGGCGTCAACGCCTACCTCGACGATCGCAATGGAGCCGACCTCTCACTCGAGTACGCCGTGCTCGGGCTGCAGAATCCCGGCTACTCGCCCGAACCGTGGTCGGGAGTCGACTCGATCGCGTGGCTGAAGGCGATGGCGTGGGACCTGCGCTCGAACCTCGGCGACGAGATCGATCGCGCGCTGCTCTCCACCGCGCTCCCGCCCGAGGAGGTCGCGCGCCTGCATCCCGACTACCCGTGGGGGCGCATGCCGACGATCGCCGGCGAACCGACGGCGACGGCGACGGCGCCGGCCGCGTTGTCGGTGACGCCGATCCCGGCCGACGACGATCCGATCCGTCCGGATGCCGCGGCGGAATCCCCCATCGGCCCCGGCCACGCCGCCGCGCTCAGCTCACTCCAGTCGACGATCGAGGCGGTGCCGGAGCTCCTCGGCCCCGAGGGCGGCGACCTCGGATCGAACTCGTGGGTCGTCTCGGGCGCGCTCACCGAGTCGGGTTCGCCCCTGCTCGCGAACGATCCGCACCTCGGGCCCGCCATGCCCTCGATCTGGGCGCAGATGGGCCTGCACTGCGTTCAGATCACCGACGAGTGCTCGTTCGACGTGGCCGGCTACTCGTTCTCAGGCCTGCCGGGCATCGTCATCGGGCAGAACCAGAGCATCGCCTGGGGCTTCACGAACCTCGGGCCAGACGTCGCCGACCTCTACCTCGAGCGCATCGACGGCGACTCGTACGAGCTCGACGGTGCCCTCGTTCCGCTCACGCTCCGCGAGGAGACGATCGAGGTGGCCGGCGGCGATCCGGTCACCATCACGGTGCGCTCCACCGCCCGCGGCCCGCTCGTCACCGGCATCGGCGACGATTTCGGCGAGGTCGCGACGCAGTTCCCCGCGGCATCCGGTCAGGCCGAGGGGCAGTACGAGGTCTCGCTGCAGTGGACCGCGCTGACGGCGGGCACCACCGCCGGCGCGATCTTCGCGCTCGATCGCGCGCACGACTGGAACGCGTTCCGCGCCGCCGCAGCGATCTTCGACGTGCCGGCGCAGAACCTCGTCTACGCGGATGTCGCGGGCAACATCGGCTATCAGGCGCCCGGCCGCATCCCGGTGCGCAAGACCGGCGACGGCACACTGCCCCTGGCCGGCTGGACGAGCGCGAACGGGTGGGAGGGTGCAGTGCCCTTCGGCCGGTTGCCCTCGGTGTACAACCCCGCGAGCGGCTACATCGTCACGGCCAACAACGCGGCAGTCGGGCCCGAAGGGCCGATGCTCACCGAGGACTGGGACTACGGCTATCGTGCCGCCGGCATCGACCGGTTGCTCCGCGAGCGGCTCGACGCCGGCGAGAAGCTCACCGCCGAGTTTACTCGCCGAGATCCAGCTCGACACGAGCGACGCGAATGCCGCCGCGTTCCTGCCGGGTGA
- the dapD gene encoding 2,3,4,5-tetrahydropyridine-2,6-dicarboxylate N-succinyltransferase — protein sequence MPENAAAATSHRSARGAGLATIAADGTVLDTWFPAPALGDTTAALSPEHLALTGADARRNVTIEAVDLTIDLDAPPAGTSDAYLRLHVLSHLLAAPNTVNLDGVFAHLPAVVWTNAGPVHPTDFDRLRPALQRAGIHATGLDKFPRLLDYVTPERVRIADAARVRLGAHLSPGTTVMHEGFVNFNAGTLGTSMVEGRISQGVVVGDGSDIGGGASIMGTLSGGGTQRVVIGERALLGANSGIGISIGDDSVVEAGLYVTAGTKVVLLGGAGEHPSTVKAVVLSGVPNLLFRRNSLNGQVEALSRTGEGVRLNAALHA from the coding sequence ATGCCAGAGAACGCCGCCGCCGCCACCTCGCACCGCTCCGCCCGAGGCGCCGGGCTCGCCACGATCGCGGCCGACGGCACCGTGCTCGACACCTGGTTCCCGGCGCCGGCACTCGGCGACACGACGGCTGCACTCTCGCCCGAGCACCTGGCGCTCACCGGTGCCGATGCGCGCCGCAACGTCACGATCGAGGCCGTCGACCTCACGATCGACCTCGACGCCCCGCCCGCGGGCACCTCCGACGCCTACCTGCGGCTCCACGTGCTCTCGCACCTCCTCGCCGCACCGAACACCGTGAACCTCGACGGCGTCTTCGCGCACCTCCCGGCCGTCGTCTGGACGAACGCGGGCCCGGTGCATCCCACCGACTTCGACCGGCTGCGCCCTGCGCTGCAGCGAGCCGGCATCCACGCGACCGGCCTCGACAAGTTCCCGCGTCTGCTCGACTACGTCACCCCCGAGCGGGTGCGCATCGCGGATGCCGCTCGAGTGCGCCTCGGAGCGCACCTCTCGCCCGGCACGACGGTCATGCACGAGGGCTTCGTGAACTTCAACGCCGGCACCCTCGGCACCTCGATGGTCGAGGGCCGCATCTCCCAGGGCGTCGTCGTCGGCGACGGCTCCGACATCGGCGGCGGCGCATCGATCATGGGCACGCTGTCGGGTGGCGGCACCCAGCGCGTCGTCATCGGCGAGCGGGCGCTGCTCGGCGCGAACTCGGGCATCGGCATCTCGATCGGCGACGACAGCGTCGTCGAGGCGGGCCTCTACGTCACGGCGGGAACGAAGGTCGTACTGCTCGGCGGAGCGGGTGAGCACCCCAGCACGGTCAAGGCCGTGGTGCTCTCGGGCGTGCCCAACCTGCTCTTCCGTCGCAACTCGCTGAACGGGCAGGTCGAGGCGCTCTCCCGCACCGGCGAGGGTGTGCGCCTGAACGCCGCGCTGCACGCCTGA
- a CDS encoding penicillin acylase family protein codes for MPPRSCRVIAALDLDGDAKRGAALLGGWNGRADVDSAEAAYFAVFWRSLLGDMFGELPEATRPQGGDRWFNVVGTLLAEPESMWWANDDAGVTGRDAMIAHALGAAWEESEQRMGSNPDSWRWGRLHTLTLTNQSFGESGIAPIEWLFNRGPYELGGGSSIVNAIGWDASIGYGVDWVPSMRMVVDLGDRDASRWINLTGASGHAFHPHYADQASLWQRGELRDWAFTAEAIEASAHDTLRLRPAGAD; via the coding sequence ATGCCGCCGCGTTCCTGCCGGGTGATCGCCGCCCTCGACCTCGACGGCGACGCGAAGCGGGGGGCCGCGCTCCTCGGCGGCTGGAACGGCCGTGCCGACGTCGACAGCGCCGAGGCCGCCTACTTCGCCGTCTTCTGGCGCAGCCTGCTGGGCGACATGTTCGGCGAGCTTCCCGAGGCGACGCGGCCCCAGGGCGGCGACCGCTGGTTCAACGTCGTCGGCACCCTGCTCGCCGAGCCCGAGTCGATGTGGTGGGCCAACGACGACGCCGGCGTCACGGGGCGCGACGCGATGATCGCGCACGCCCTCGGTGCGGCCTGGGAGGAATCGGAGCAGCGCATGGGGTCGAACCCCGACTCCTGGCGCTGGGGCCGTCTGCACACCCTGACGCTCACGAACCAGAGCTTCGGCGAGTCGGGCATCGCACCGATCGAGTGGCTCTTCAACCGCGGCCCGTACGAACTCGGCGGTGGCTCGTCGATCGTCAACGCGATCGGCTGGGACGCGAGCATCGGGTACGGCGTCGACTGGGTGCCGTCGATGCGCATGGTCGTCGATCTCGGCGACCGCGACGCATCCCGCTGGATCAACCTCACCGGCGCGTCGGGTCACGCCTTCCACCCCCACTACGCCGATCAGGCCTCGCTCTGGCAACGCGGTGAGCTGCGCGACTGGGCGTTCACGGCCGAGGCGATCGAAGCCTCGGCGCACGACACGCTGCGGCTGCGGCCCGCCGGCGCGGACTGA